The Sorex araneus isolate mSorAra2 chromosome 5, mSorAra2.pri, whole genome shotgun sequence genome has a segment encoding these proteins:
- the CAMK2N1 gene encoding calcium/calmodulin-dependent protein kinase II inhibitor 1, with product MSEVLPYGDEKLSAYGDGGDVGQIFSCRLQDTNNFFGAGQNKRPPKLGQIGRSKRVVIEDDRIDDVLKNMTDKAPPGV from the exons ATGTCGGAGGTGCTGCCCTACGGCGACGAGAAGCTGAGCGCCTACGGCGACGGCGGCGACGTGGGCCAGATCTTCTCCTGCCGCCTGCAGGACACCAACAACTTCTTCGGCGCCGGGCAGAACAAGCGGCCGCCCAAGCTGGGCCAGATCGGCCGGAGCAAGCGGG TTGTTATTGAAGATGATAGGATTGATGACGTGCTGAAAAATATGACAGACAAAGCACCTCCCGGTGTCTAA